ACGAGACCGTCGAACTCACCGTCACCGGCAAGGGCCCCATCGTGCGGGCCGAGGCCACGGACGGCGACAAGTTCACGGCGCTGGACCTCGCGGTCGACAAGCTGTGCGAGCAGCTGCGCCGGGCGAAGGACAAGCGCGTCGACGCGCGGAACCACCCGCGCGGGGCGAAGTACCACAAGGACACCGGGTCCCTGCAGGGGATCGACGTCCAGCCGGCCTCCGCCGATGTGCTGCGAGCCCTCTCGACCGGTGAGATCCCCGTCGTCGAGGGGGGCGAGTCCGAAGAGGACTACACCCCGGTCGTCATCCGCACGAAGGAGTTCGACGCGGAGTGGATGACCGTCGAGGACGCCGTCGACCGCATGGAGCTGGTCGGCCACGACTTCTTCCTGTTCGTCGACGTCCGCACCGATCACCCGAGCGTCGTCTACCGCCGCAAGGGCTGGGACTACGGTGTGATCTCGCTGACGACCCAGGCGCCGCCGACGCAGGAGGAGCTGGCTTCGTAGCCGTCCGTCATCCGATCGAGCCGGGCCGCGTTCGCGCGACCCGGCTCGTTCAGTCGAAGATGCCGTCGAGGATGCTGCCGATCACGAGGCCGCCGAGGATGCCGCCCATGAGGTCGTTCCCGCCGCGGCGTCCGCCGCCCCACCCGGGCTGGCCGCCCCACTGATTCGGGTCCTGGGGGCGCGAGCGATCGATGTCGCGCTGGGCCAGCTGGAGCGCCTCGCTCGCGAGGAACGCCGCCCGACGCGCCATCTCGAACGCCTGCTCGCGCAGTTCCTCGTCGATCGCGGTCACGGCCGCGGCCGACGTCCCGAGGTGGCGGTCCAGGTCGACGCGGACGCGCTCGGCCTCGGCGAGGCGCGTGCGCGCGTCGGCGCCGATCCAGCCGCGGTGTCCGGCGATGACATCCCTCGCGACCGCGAGCTGGCGGTCGGCGTCGTCGATCGCGTGCCGCACGTGCTCGAGCGGCGGCACGGGTCGAGCCGCGCGCTCCCGGGCCGCCGCGACGGCGGCGTCGAGCGCCGCGTTGGCCTCGCGCAGCCGCGTGAGGTGCTCGAAGGGGTCCGTGTTGACACCCGCGGGCGGGAGGGCGGCCAGGGCGGCGTGCAGCGCCACGATCGCGTCGGTCACGGCCGGGGAGGCGGGCTCGTCGAGCGCAGCGGTGAGATCCTCGCGGGAGTCCTCCACAATGGCGGTGAGGGTCGACTCCGCCCGCAGCGCCTCGATCTCGAACGACTCGATCGCGTCCAGCAGGGTCTCGGCGCGGCGGACCGACTCGGTGGCGGCCTCCAGCGCGGTGTTGGCGTGCTCGCGCGCTCCCGCCTCGCGTCGCCGCTCGGCGACGCCGGCGCTGTGCTCGGCGAAGCCCAGCAGCTGGTCCGCCTCGGCCGGGTTCGCGGCGATCTTCGCCAGGGCGCTCTCGGAATAGCGCGCGGCCAGGCGCCGCACCGTCTCGCGGGCCGCCGGCAGCTGCGCGCGCAGCCGCGCGGCATCCCGTCGTACGCCGTCGATGATCGCGGGCGCCCGCCGGGCGCGCTCGATCGGCTCCTCGAGGGCCGCGGTGCGGTCGTCCAGCAGGTCCTCGGCCCACTCGCACAGCTGCACGATGCGCGCGTTGCGCGTGCGCAGCTCCTCGGGGGTGTCGGGGATCTCGTCGTGGTTCAGCTGGTGGAGATGGAACGCCTCGCGCAGGTGCGTGCGGACGGCCTCGAGCGCCTCCCGGAGGTCGGCGGTGGCGTTCGGGCCGAGCTCGGCGTCGGCGAACGCGAGCTCGTCGGTCGTCAGGCGGATGCGCTCGTCGGCGGCCACGAGGGCCTTGCCGGCGCGTCGCGCGAGGTCGGCGTCCTGCGCCTGCAGTTCTTCGTCGTCGCGCTTGCGTCTGCCCCAGAATCCGGCCATGTCTTCGATCCTACGAAAGCGGGCGGCGTGCTCCGCCCGGGTTCGCTGTGAGCGCGCCCCGAGTCGCGATGGTGTCGCCCGTCAGCGGTCGTCGCGGCGGCGCGGAGCGCGGTCGTACCGGTCGCCGCGGTCGCGACGGCCTCCCCGGTCGCCCCGGTCGCCGGAGCCGCGGGACCGCCCCGACGGGCCGCCGGTGTCCAGGCGCATCTCGATGAGCCGGCCCGAGATCCGCGTGTCGGACAGGCGGTCCAGGGTGTCGCGCGACAGGTCCGCCGGCAGTTCGACCAGGGAGAACTCGGGGCGGATCTGGATGCGGCCGAAGTCGTCGCGGCGCAGTCCCCCCTCGTTCGCGAGAGCGCCGACGATCTGGCGCGGCTCGACCCGGTGCCGCTTGCCGACGGCGATGCGGTAGGTGGCGTAGCCGGCCTTCGGCTCGCGCTCGCGGCGGGGCTCGCGCGGTCCGCGGTCGTCCCGGTCGGCGGAGCGCTCGCGGGGCTTGCGCGCCGGGCGCTCCGCGGGCTCGGGGTCGGGCTCGAGCAGGAGCGGGGTCTCGCCCTGCGCGACGATCGCGAGGGCCGCGGCGACGTCGACCTCGGGCACGTCGTGGTTGCGGACGTAGTGGGCGACGATGTCGCGGAACCGGTCCACGCGCTCCGATTCCGACAGGGCCGCCGTGATGCGGTCGTCGAAGCGCGACAGGCGCGTGACGTTGACCTCGTCGACGCTGGGCAGGCCCATCTCGGTGAGCTCCTGGCGCGTCGCCTTCTCGATCGCGCGGACGAGCCAGCGTTCCTTGGGGGTCACGAAGCTGATGGCGTCGCCCGAGCGGCCCGCGCGGCCGGTGCGGCCGATGCGGTGCACGTACGACTCGGTGTCCGTCGGGATGTCGTAGTTGACGACGTGCGAGATGCGCTCGACGTCCAGGCCGCGGGCGGCGACATCGGTGGCGACCAGGATGTCGAGCTTGCCCGACTTCAGCTGGTTGACGGTCTTCTCGCGCTGCGCCTGCACGATGTCGCCGTTGATCGCGGCGGCGGAGTAGCCGCGGGCGCGCAGCTTCTCGGCGATCTCCTCGGTGATGCTGCGGGTGCGCCCGAACACGATCATGCCGTCGAAGTTCTCGACCTCGAGGATGCGCGTGAGGGCGTCCATCTTCTGCTGCCAGGCCGTGATGAGGTACCGCTGCGCGATGTTCGCCGAGGTCGTGGTCTTCGCCTTGACCGTGATCTCCTCGGGCTCGTGGAGGTACTGCTTCGACATGCGGCGGATCGCGGGCGGCATGGTCGCCGAGAAGAGGGCCACCTGCTTGGAGTCGGGCGTCTCGGCGAGGATCGTCTCGACGTCCTCGGCGAAGCCCATCTTGAGCATCTCGTCGGCCTCGTCGAGGACGAGATACTGCAGCTCCGACAGGTCGAGCGTCCCCTTCTCGAGGTGGTCGATGATGCGCCCGGGCGTGCCGACGACGACGTGGACGCCGCGGCGCAGCGCCGACAGCTGCACGCCGTAGCCCTGTCCGCCGTAGACGGGCAGGACGTGGACGCCCTTGAGGTGCCCGGCGTACTTCTCGAACGCCTCGCACACCTGCAGCGCGAGCTCGCGCGTCGGGGCGAGCACGAGCGCCTGGGGGTTCTTCTGATGCACGTCGAGACGGTCGACGATCGGCAGGGCGAAGGCCGCGGTCTTGCCGGTTCCGGTCTGCGCCATTCCGACGACGTCGCGCCCCTCGAGAAGGGTCGGGATCGTGGCCGCCTGGATCGCGGAGGGGGTCTCGTACCCGATCTCGCGCAGGGCCTTCAGGACCGGCGCGCTCAGTCCGAGGTCGGAGAAGGTCATCGCGGCGGGCTCTTCTGGAGCCTCTGCTTCGATCGGGGCGTCGGTTTCGGTCACAATTCAGGGTAGTGCGCGGCGCCTGTGAGGCACCAGGACGCGGCCACGCGCGTCACGCCGGCTGCTTGGCGGGTCGGCCGCGCCGCGGGCGTTCGGTCGACAGCGCCAGGGCCATGGCGCGTCGCGGTCGCGCGGCGAGGCGCTCCTCGGTGCGATCCAGCCAGCGCAGCTCCGCCTCGGCGGCGAACATCATCGACTCGTCGACGATCGATCGCGCGAGCGCCTCGGGCGCGTCCTGAGTCGCGTCGGCGGCGGAGGAGGCGCGCAGGCTCTGCAGCCGCGCGAGCGAGGCCTCGCGCTGAGTGCGGATGACCTCGGCCACGTCGACCCCGGGCAGGGTCGCGGCGACGGCGATCTTGATCGCCACCTCGTCACGCGTCCCCGCACCGCGCGAGACGGGGGAGCGCAGCCAGTCCCGCGCCTCGGCGCTGCCGGCATCCGTGATCGTCCAGAACACATGGCCCTGCGCGTCCACCTCGCCCTTGGCGACCAGGCCGTCGCGTTCCAGGCGGTCGAGCGTGTTGTAGATCTGCCCGACGTTGAGCGGCCAGGTCGATCCGGTGCGGCGATCGAATTCGCTCCGCAGCTGGTAGCCGTAGCACGGCCCCTGGTCCAGGATCGCCAGCAGGCTCTGCCGCACCGACATCGTCGTCTCCTCGCGCATTCCGGGTATCTGATTTCCGAGTATATGCATACCGGGAATGTGGAGAACGTCGCGCTCACCGGACGCCCAGATCACAGCGAGGTAACATGGCGGGGTATGCCCGCAGGGCGCCCGACGGCGTGCGCGGGATCGGCGGATCGCTCGCCCCACAGCCCGACAAGATGGAGAAACTCCGTGGCAAACCCTCTCGAGAAACTGCTCCGCGCCGGCGAGGGCCGTGTCCTCCGGCGGCTGCACCAGGTGGTGAAGGCCGTCAACGAGCTCGAAGAGGACTACACGCAGCTCACCGACGAGGAGCTGCGCAACGAGACCGTGGAGCTGCGCGCCCGCTACCAGGCCGGGGAGACGCTCGACCGTCTGATGCCCGAGGCCTTCGCCGCCGTCCGCGAGGCCGGCAAGCGCACGCTCGGCCAGCGCGCGTACGACGTCCAGATCATGGGCGGCGCCGCGCTGCACCTCGGCAACATCGCCGAGATGAAGACCGGTGAGGGCAAGACGCTCACCGGCGCGTTCCCGGTGTACCTCAACGCCATCGCCGGCGAGGGCGTCCATGTGGTCACGGTCAACGACTTCCTCGCGTCGTACCAGTCCGAGCTCATGGGCCGCATCTACCGCGCCCTCGGCATGACCACCGGGACGATCGTGGCCGGCCAGACGCCGGACGTCCGGCGCGAGCAGTACGAGGCCGACATCACCTACGGCACGAACAACGAGTTCGGCTTCGACTACCTGCGCGACAACATGGCGTGGCGCCGGGAGGACCTCGTCCAGCGCGGCCACTTCTTCGCCATCGTCGACGAGGTCGACTCGATCCTCATCGATGAGGCCCGCACGCCGCTGATCATCTCGGGCCCGTCGTCGGGCGAGGCCAACCGCTGGTTCACCGAGTTCGCCAAGATCGCGCGCACCCTCGAGGCGGGCGTGGACTACGAGGTCGACGAGAAGAAGCGCACGATCGGCGTCCTCGAGCCCGGCATCGAG
This region of Microbacterium thalassium genomic DNA includes:
- a CDS encoding DEAD/DEAH box helicase, giving the protein MTFSDLGLSAPVLKALREIGYETPSAIQAATIPTLLEGRDVVGMAQTGTGKTAAFALPIVDRLDVHQKNPQALVLAPTRELALQVCEAFEKYAGHLKGVHVLPVYGGQGYGVQLSALRRGVHVVVGTPGRIIDHLEKGTLDLSELQYLVLDEADEMLKMGFAEDVETILAETPDSKQVALFSATMPPAIRRMSKQYLHEPEEITVKAKTTTSANIAQRYLITAWQQKMDALTRILEVENFDGMIVFGRTRSITEEIAEKLRARGYSAAAINGDIVQAQREKTVNQLKSGKLDILVATDVAARGLDVERISHVVNYDIPTDTESYVHRIGRTGRAGRSGDAISFVTPKERWLVRAIEKATRQELTEMGLPSVDEVNVTRLSRFDDRITAALSESERVDRFRDIVAHYVRNHDVPEVDVAAALAIVAQGETPLLLEPDPEPAERPARKPRERSADRDDRGPREPRREREPKAGYATYRIAVGKRHRVEPRQIVGALANEGGLRRDDFGRIQIRPEFSLVELPADLSRDTLDRLSDTRISGRLIEMRLDTGGPSGRSRGSGDRGDRGGRRDRGDRYDRAPRRRDDR
- the hpf gene encoding ribosome hibernation-promoting factor, HPF/YfiA family gives rise to the protein MDTSIVGVGVGISDRFRSVVEEKATRIEHLAPRAQRVDIKVTHRAYHNGRMEDETVELTVTGKGPIVRAEATDGDKFTALDLAVDKLCEQLRRAKDKRVDARNHPRGAKYHKDTGSLQGIDVQPASADVLRALSTGEIPVVEGGESEEDYTPVVIRTKEFDAEWMTVEDAVDRMELVGHDFFLFVDVRTDHPSVVYRRKGWDYGVISLTTQAPPTQEELAS
- a CDS encoding PadR family transcriptional regulator, which gives rise to MSVRQSLLAILDQGPCYGYQLRSEFDRRTGSTWPLNVGQIYNTLDRLERDGLVAKGEVDAQGHVFWTITDAGSAEARDWLRSPVSRGAGTRDEVAIKIAVAATLPGVDVAEVIRTQREASLARLQSLRASSAADATQDAPEALARSIVDESMMFAAEAELRWLDRTEERLAARPRRAMALALSTERPRRGRPAKQPA